One Lysinibacillus fusiformis genomic window carries:
- a CDS encoding pyridoxal phosphate-dependent decarboxylase family protein, with product MKKIQQLFQSEDGNIQQRENFLSLLEKIVSSLDDLKNPNKTTLGPMKERSANFYQELMQDNQVPTSGVGLDQVVENLTQLMQGHPYHTRNFVTNVLPMASIPGVLGQFTNALLNGNNLWDVYGPAAAECEVKVVAMMSKLVGYDFTQSFGYTTWGGQGAVFSGLRLAIAKQFPHAKEEGVPNNLYCFASENAHYSLLKSIEAVGIGSKHLIRVKAGKDHSMDVQDLQARMTEVIENGGIPVYVVATTGATDQFGIDDVQAIKEVTTSLEKQYDLQSIHIHADSALGGFYAFFNDYDFKQNPLHFEEDVLHGLLHIHERMQHLAIADSLCFDFQKLGQTPYLTSLFLIKEGKHLQLLDIDDFDTPYVGNRGYGSYHTGYTLECSRMGSSIAIYAALQAFGKEGYQQLLANYVRVNLAFRAQLAEKIPMLQVINASNIGPVTAFRLYPKDFNWASEQAGNYTQDQLESINAINASLFEILGEGRDEVFFGDTTRVCTVDAKDTQQQIPVAAAKFFSISPYTETEHISAMIHFLQQKVKVLEASQIEYSH from the coding sequence ATGAAAAAAATACAACAACTTTTCCAAAGCGAAGATGGAAATATCCAACAAAGAGAGAATTTTTTATCATTATTAGAGAAAATCGTTTCTTCATTAGATGATTTAAAGAATCCAAATAAAACAACCCTTGGGCCGATGAAGGAGCGCTCTGCTAATTTTTACCAAGAGCTAATGCAAGATAACCAAGTACCCACATCAGGCGTAGGTCTTGATCAGGTTGTCGAAAATTTGACACAACTGATGCAAGGACATCCTTACCATACACGCAACTTTGTAACCAATGTATTACCAATGGCTAGCATTCCTGGCGTATTGGGTCAATTTACAAATGCCTTACTTAACGGTAACAATCTGTGGGATGTATACGGTCCAGCTGCCGCAGAATGTGAGGTAAAGGTTGTAGCAATGATGTCGAAGTTAGTAGGCTATGACTTCACACAAAGCTTTGGCTATACAACTTGGGGCGGTCAAGGAGCGGTATTCAGCGGGCTACGACTTGCTATTGCCAAACAATTCCCTCATGCAAAAGAAGAGGGTGTACCTAATAATTTATATTGCTTCGCTTCAGAAAATGCGCACTACAGCTTATTAAAATCGATTGAAGCAGTTGGCATTGGTAGCAAACATTTGATTCGTGTGAAGGCTGGGAAAGATCATTCCATGGATGTTCAGGATCTACAGGCTCGCATGACAGAGGTTATCGAAAACGGTGGTATCCCTGTTTATGTAGTAGCGACAACAGGTGCTACTGACCAATTCGGCATTGACGATGTACAAGCAATCAAAGAAGTTACGACAAGCCTTGAGAAACAGTACGACTTACAATCCATACATATCCATGCTGATTCAGCTTTAGGTGGTTTTTACGCCTTTTTCAATGATTACGATTTCAAGCAAAATCCTCTACATTTTGAAGAGGATGTCTTACATGGTCTATTACACATTCATGAGCGTATGCAACATCTAGCCATTGCAGATAGCCTTTGCTTTGACTTCCAAAAGCTCGGTCAAACTCCTTATTTAACAAGCTTATTCTTAATAAAAGAAGGAAAACATTTACAATTACTTGACATCGACGACTTCGACACACCTTATGTAGGTAATAGAGGCTATGGCTCTTATCATACGGGTTATACATTAGAGTGCTCTCGAATGGGTAGTTCGATTGCAATTTACGCTGCATTGCAAGCATTCGGAAAAGAAGGTTATCAACAACTATTAGCCAATTATGTGCGTGTAAACTTAGCATTCCGAGCTCAACTAGCTGAAAAAATTCCAATGTTACAAGTTATCAATGCGTCAAATATTGGACCAGTAACAGCTTTCCGTTTGTATCCTAAAGACTTTAATTGGGCTTCTGAACAAGCCGGTAACTATACACAAGATCAACTTGAATCTATTAATGCTATTAACGCTTCTTTATTTGAAATTTTAGGAGAGGGTCGCGATGAAGTATTTTTCGGGGATACAACACGTGTTTGCACTGTTGACGCTAAGGATACACAACAACAAATTCCTGTCGCTGCGGCAAAATTCTTTTCTATCTCTCCTTATACTGAAACGGAACATATTAGCGCTATGATTCATTTCTTACAACAAAAAGTAAAAGTATTGGAGGCGTCACAAATTGAATATAGTCACTAA
- a CDS encoding methyl-accepting chemotaxis protein, whose product MNIVTKFKSSLLYKYIASFTIPIAIISVIFSVVLFAVSYRIIDNYVITQFETSLEVVSGTIFEDIEKTDVIAADNGSQEKYQKILDELNRTIKKYDIENAYVLSRADDKEHIIALSNKDSYKEDYVFDEKMKASLDNGNVQISDIYKDEFGIHKSIFIPFKNTDILFGLDMDASFISKLQTQTLWICIIMTVIFVLFGVIVAYFISIGITKPIKEMTGYVGKVAQGDLSVQPLQISGSNEIAQLSNGIQNMTEDLRSLIHQIAENAEQVAAMSEELSASSEQTSASIQQITSSMQEVASGSDVQTTSIEEVENHITAISTKMSEVVSSVNDVTTKAFSASSIAEKGNTTIQSATQKMDETSDAIHATSDVVERLSSYTNEIGDIVTLITQITDQTNLLALNASIEAARAGEHGKGFAVVAEEVRKLADQSLEAANSIRSRIDTIKEESTQAVKSMAISSSNLEESSTSFNASGEAFGEIFSHITALTQEMDHVNNIISNINNGVGSIASSVEQVGIVAVQASGNIQNVAAASEEQSASIEEITASSNNLAEMAQQLRNIIQKFKL is encoded by the coding sequence TTGAATATAGTCACTAAATTTAAGAGTTCCTTACTCTATAAATATATTGCAAGTTTTACCATTCCAATCGCGATAATATCAGTCATATTTAGTGTAGTATTATTCGCTGTTTCTTATCGAATCATCGACAATTATGTTATTACACAATTCGAGACATCCTTAGAGGTTGTATCTGGCACGATTTTTGAAGATATCGAAAAAACGGATGTCATCGCAGCGGATAACGGCAGTCAGGAAAAATATCAAAAAATCTTAGATGAATTGAATAGAACAATCAAAAAGTATGATATTGAAAATGCCTATGTGCTTTCCCGTGCAGATGATAAGGAACATATTATAGCTTTAAGTAATAAAGATAGTTACAAAGAGGATTATGTTTTCGATGAAAAAATGAAAGCATCTTTAGACAATGGAAATGTTCAAATCAGTGATATTTATAAGGATGAATTCGGTATCCATAAATCGATCTTTATTCCATTTAAAAATACGGATATCCTTTTCGGTTTAGATATGGATGCCTCATTCATTTCTAAGCTTCAGACACAGACTCTTTGGATATGTATTATTATGACAGTTATTTTTGTGCTATTTGGTGTTATTGTGGCTTATTTCATTAGCATCGGTATTACAAAACCAATTAAAGAAATGACTGGTTATGTTGGTAAAGTGGCACAAGGAGACTTGTCTGTTCAGCCTCTGCAAATCAGTGGCTCAAATGAAATTGCACAACTTTCTAACGGTATTCAAAATATGACAGAGGATTTACGTTCTCTTATCCACCAAATTGCTGAAAATGCTGAGCAGGTAGCTGCAATGTCAGAAGAATTATCTGCTAGCTCGGAGCAAACAAGCGCATCCATTCAACAAATTACCTCTTCTATGCAGGAGGTAGCAAGTGGCTCAGATGTGCAAACAACTTCCATTGAAGAGGTTGAAAATCATATTACAGCCATCTCCACAAAAATGTCAGAGGTTGTATCCAGCGTCAATGATGTAACGACTAAGGCATTTAGTGCATCCTCTATTGCAGAAAAGGGCAATACAACGATTCAAAGTGCTACACAGAAGATGGATGAAACATCCGATGCAATTCATGCGACTTCAGATGTTGTGGAGCGTTTAAGTTCATACACGAATGAGATCGGTGATATTGTAACATTAATTACGCAAATTACAGACCAAACGAATTTACTTGCATTGAATGCATCGATAGAGGCAGCACGTGCTGGTGAACACGGTAAAGGTTTTGCTGTTGTAGCTGAAGAAGTCCGTAAACTAGCTGACCAATCTCTAGAAGCTGCTAATAGTATTCGCTCACGGATTGATACGATTAAAGAGGAGTCTACTCAAGCTGTGAAATCCATGGCGATTAGTAGCAGTAATCTTGAAGAAAGTTCTACTTCCTTTAATGCTTCAGGCGAAGCCTTTGGAGAAATTTTTTCTCATATTACAGCACTTACGCAAGAAATGGATCATGTTAACAACATCATCTCCAATATAAATAACGGGGTTGGCAGCATTGCTAGTTCTGTAGAGCAAGTTGGTATTGTAGCTGTTCAAGCATCTGGAAATATTCAAAATGTTGCTGCCGCTTCAGAGGAGCAGTCAGCTAGTATCGAAGAGATTACTGCATCTTCGAATAATTTAGCTGAAATGGCACAGCAGTTACGCAATATCATACAAAAATTTAAACTATAA
- a CDS encoding SDR family NAD(P)-dependent oxidoreductase: MKKALVVGASGGMGYALVRGLAARGIEVVAFARGKEKLVALFQHQPNVTIFTGDVFNVEQLEKASHGVEVIFHAISFPYQEWEAKHIRCLNILIKVAQAQQAKIALVDNIYAYGRVSINVVTEDARKDPQTKKGKIRLAMERTLMDSSVPSLIVHMPDLYGPNAENTILHETLKSVVQDKKANYVGNMQVAREFLYTFDGAKAMIELALRSDTYNQNWHVPAVHTVTGEQLVTILRNITGYKREVRTVSKAMIRILAIFSPFMKEMKEMMYLTEQPVILSGEKYEKAIGTLPQTSYKEGLQETMLWLKKRK, translated from the coding sequence TTGAAGAAAGCATTAGTAGTAGGGGCGTCCGGTGGAATGGGCTATGCACTTGTTCGTGGGTTAGCTGCAAGAGGTATAGAGGTAGTCGCTTTCGCTAGGGGCAAAGAGAAGTTGGTAGCTCTTTTTCAACATCAACCGAATGTGACAATTTTTACAGGCGATGTATTTAATGTAGAACAGCTAGAGAAAGCTTCCCATGGGGTAGAGGTTATTTTCCATGCAATTAGCTTTCCATATCAAGAATGGGAAGCTAAACATATACGGTGTTTAAATATCCTCATTAAGGTTGCGCAGGCACAACAGGCAAAAATAGCACTTGTAGATAATATATATGCATATGGAAGGGTCTCTATAAATGTTGTTACAGAGGATGCAAGGAAAGACCCACAAACGAAAAAAGGAAAAATTCGCTTAGCAATGGAACGCACATTAATGGACAGTAGTGTACCCTCATTAATTGTTCATATGCCTGATTTATATGGACCTAATGCAGAAAATACAATACTACATGAAACATTAAAAAGTGTTGTCCAAGATAAAAAGGCTAACTATGTTGGGAATATGCAAGTGGCGAGGGAATTCCTTTATACATTTGATGGAGCTAAAGCTATGATTGAGCTTGCGCTACGATCTGACACATATAATCAAAATTGGCATGTGCCAGCTGTACACACTGTTACTGGGGAACAATTAGTGACAATTTTACGTAACATCACAGGCTATAAGAGGGAGGTTCGTACAGTCTCGAAAGCAATGATTCGTATTTTAGCAATCTTTTCTCCGTTTATGAAGGAAATGAAGGAAATGATGTATTTAACAGAACAGCCGGTTATATTGAGTGGGGAAAAATATGAAAAAGCCATTGGCACATTACCACAGACTTCGTATAAGGAAGGTCTACAAGAGACTATGTTGTGGTTGAAGAAGAGAAAATAA
- a CDS encoding TetR/AcrR family transcriptional regulator, whose translation MSPRKPSAHELTQEMIVEEAHKQFIEKDFHQVSMRSIAKELGCSHGAIYYHFKNKAELFYVIIGGYFAELNTILDDTVNNGTEDPQTKLHHVFVGFMEFGLNHQSQYELMFMVRDVEIDGLSQEAANLSYEKFAQSVQALTTNELLVSDIHSAFIALHGFVAHYRHYVKNYEEAREAVNVHAKFLVKALT comes from the coding sequence ATGTCACCACGTAAGCCATCAGCACATGAATTGACGCAAGAGATGATTGTAGAAGAAGCACATAAACAGTTTATCGAAAAGGATTTTCATCAAGTGTCTATGCGTAGTATTGCAAAAGAACTTGGTTGTAGTCATGGGGCTATTTACTATCATTTTAAAAATAAAGCGGAATTATTCTATGTCATTATAGGTGGGTATTTTGCGGAATTAAATACAATCTTAGATGACACTGTAAATAATGGAACTGAGGATCCTCAGACAAAACTTCATCATGTATTTGTAGGCTTTATGGAGTTTGGTTTAAACCATCAAAGCCAATATGAATTGATGTTTATGGTGAGAGACGTTGAAATCGATGGCCTTTCACAGGAGGCTGCCAACCTTAGTTATGAAAAATTTGCGCAGTCTGTACAAGCTCTAACTACAAATGAATTATTAGTTTCAGATATTCATTCTGCCTTTATTGCGTTACACGGTTTTGTTGCACATTATCGTCATTATGTGAAAAACTATGAGGAAGCAAGGGAAGCAGTCAATGTACATGCTAAATTTCTCGTTAAAGCATTAACATAA
- a CDS encoding GatB/YqeY domain-containing protein produces MLKTEVFEQLKKAMKEKDVLAKGVLTLVKSALDLTEKEKGEPLTHDEEIAIINREVKQTNQALEGAQNAGRADLIEKEEAKLVLLKSFLPKQLTEEEIAEKLTAAGVISGMNMGEAMKIAKPLLTGQAEGAVISKVVKSLI; encoded by the coding sequence ATGTTAAAAACTGAGGTTTTCGAACAACTTAAAAAGGCGATGAAAGAAAAGGACGTATTGGCAAAAGGTGTCCTTACACTTGTAAAATCTGCACTGGATCTAACCGAGAAGGAAAAGGGTGAGCCTTTGACACACGACGAGGAAATCGCCATCATCAATCGTGAAGTGAAGCAAACCAATCAGGCATTGGAAGGCGCACAAAATGCTGGTCGTGCAGACTTAATTGAGAAAGAAGAAGCGAAACTAGTGTTATTAAAATCATTTCTGCCAAAACAATTAACTGAAGAGGAAATTGCTGAAAAACTAACAGCAGCGGGAGTTATCTCAGGTATGAATATGGGAGAAGCGATGAAAATTGCTAAACCACTGTTAACTGGTCAAGCAGAAGGTGCTGTTATTTCAAAAGTTGTAAAAAGTTTAATCTAA
- a CDS encoding DUF1835 domain-containing protein: MNQLKQAIKELNEADAKSMLFLLLVNSSLNEEKLQDVRQTILKLGDKPKTKNVQTMHIVFGGSPGGSLKAAFRDTDYDKTEDIIILPTNFSIGPLKNLHKVSGIEARFEWFQERYNSEDGGLQFYKSSMFEAVKKIKDIPLHKDIVIWTCQNAHEQTGLRLVLAMLENKLNRVFVIDTFLAFHEIYTLPQLIEDNYPRSSGEVSSENLLCFYEHYKLRPLQQEKRQILCAEGLRMLADDNHLTRSWQHHELWQNINEDCDDAFIIACAQRLEKEDGNKKFRKSARLIGEVIGHMEQYRGDEWIEYRLRSLIEQGVFMYKGDLKAMRYYEVKLQDAT, translated from the coding sequence ATGAATCAGTTAAAACAAGCCATAAAAGAATTGAATGAAGCGGATGCAAAATCAATGCTCTTTTTATTGTTGGTAAATAGTAGTTTGAATGAAGAAAAGTTACAAGATGTGCGACAAACTATTTTAAAGTTAGGGGATAAGCCTAAAACGAAGAATGTGCAAACGATGCACATAGTATTTGGCGGATCGCCAGGTGGAAGTCTAAAAGCCGCTTTTCGCGATACGGACTATGACAAAACGGAAGATATTATTATTTTACCAACTAACTTTTCCATTGGTCCATTGAAAAATTTACATAAAGTATCGGGTATTGAGGCTCGGTTTGAATGGTTTCAAGAGCGCTATAACTCTGAAGATGGGGGCCTACAATTTTACAAAAGTTCAATGTTCGAGGCTGTGAAAAAAATAAAAGATATTCCCCTACATAAGGATATCGTTATTTGGACTTGTCAAAATGCCCATGAGCAAACGGGTTTACGCCTCGTTTTGGCGATGTTGGAAAATAAGCTAAATCGCGTATTTGTTATTGATACGTTTTTAGCATTTCATGAAATTTATACGTTGCCACAGTTAATAGAAGATAACTATCCAAGATCGTCTGGTGAAGTTTCTTCAGAGAATTTGCTATGCTTTTACGAGCACTATAAATTACGGCCATTACAGCAGGAGAAACGACAGATATTATGTGCGGAAGGCTTGCGAATGCTTGCAGATGATAACCATTTAACTCGGTCATGGCAGCATCATGAACTATGGCAAAACATAAATGAGGATTGTGATGATGCTTTTATTATTGCATGTGCCCAGCGATTGGAAAAGGAAGATGGCAACAAGAAATTTCGAAAATCAGCCCGTTTAATTGGCGAGGTGATTGGTCATATGGAACAATATAGAGGAGACGAGTGGATTGAATATCGATTACGTAGCTTAATCGAGCAAGGTGTCTTTATGTATAAGGGAGATTTAAAGGCCATGCGATATTATGAAGTAAAATTGCAGGATGCTACTTGA
- a CDS encoding YfhO family protein: MFSILMCLCMVGYKILKNKEKIKKLSVKQIVAIGVLYAFMFTIAFCMIYVGGKLLQHYVQWKLLKALLAFAIIIVALMISSKLYEKISPKLLNS, encoded by the coding sequence ATGTTCTCTATATTGATGTGTCTCTGTATGGTAGGCTATAAAATCTTGAAAAATAAAGAAAAAATAAAAAAGCTGTCGGTCAAGCAAATAGTCGCAATAGGAGTGCTGTATGCATTTATGTTTACAATTGCATTTTGTATGATTTATGTTGGAGGAAAATTGTTGCAACATTATGTGCAGTGGAAACTTTTAAAGGCTCTGCTTGCTTTTGCAATCATTATAGTTGCGCTGATGATTAGCAGTAAATTATACGAAAAGATATCCCCAAAACTATTAAATTCATAA
- a CDS encoding formate/nitrite transporter family protein, translated as MKETIATINTIAESKIKMMRQRPINYLLQAIFGGLFIGFGILLIVTIGGLFDPSGMPGMKIVQGLAFGVALSMVMMAGANLFTGDNLVLTISTLEKKSSPVGMISIWTFSYLGNFFGSLFAAILFFYAGLAIGDTAAYIEKMATAKMNAGFVALLCRGILCNLLVCLAVWCNYKLKTEIAKLVMIFSCIFPFITSGFEHSIANMTLFSLALMVPHGDLVSMSGAVANLIPVTIGNIIGGAIIGFVYWVNTRETTLNS; from the coding sequence ATGAAGGAGACAATAGCTACAATAAATACCATAGCAGAATCTAAAATTAAGATGATGAGGCAAAGACCAATCAATTATTTATTGCAAGCCATATTCGGTGGGCTCTTTATAGGCTTCGGAATTTTACTCATTGTAACAATCGGAGGATTATTTGATCCTTCAGGTATGCCCGGCATGAAAATTGTTCAGGGGCTCGCATTTGGTGTAGCGCTTAGTATGGTCATGATGGCTGGTGCAAACTTGTTCACGGGGGATAATTTAGTATTGACGATTAGTACATTAGAAAAAAAGTCGTCACCAGTAGGAATGATTAGTATTTGGACGTTTAGTTATCTAGGAAATTTTTTCGGTTCGCTGTTCGCCGCGATTTTGTTCTTCTATGCAGGACTTGCGATAGGAGATACGGCTGCTTATATCGAAAAAATGGCAACGGCCAAGATGAATGCAGGATTTGTAGCGCTTTTATGCCGCGGTATTTTATGTAATCTGCTTGTATGTTTGGCAGTATGGTGCAACTATAAATTGAAAACAGAAATCGCCAAATTAGTGATGATATTTAGCTGTATTTTCCCGTTTATTACGTCAGGATTTGAGCATAGTATTGCCAATATGACACTCTTTAGCCTTGCGCTTATGGTGCCACATGGTGACCTTGTCTCGATGAGTGGCGCTGTAGCTAATTTAATACCCGTGACAATTGGCAATATCATTGGTGGTGCCATTATCGGCTTTGTGTATTGGGTAAACACAAGGGAAACAACGTTGAATAGCTGA